The segment GTAAGTTGGAAAGTTCTCAGGTGCCAAATGCCACCACACTCCGCTTTCTGATCGAAGACACGGGCATTGGGATTACCCCCGCTCACCTCCAGGAGATTTTTCTGCCATTTCGCCAAGTTAGCGAACACTATCGCCAAACCGAGGGAACAGGCTTGGGCCTCTCAATTAGCCGTCAACTGGTACAGCTCATGGGGAGTGACATTCAAGTACAAAGTGCGTCTGGGCAGGGAAGCAGTTTTTGGATTGATTTGGATCTCACTGAAGCTTCTCACTTATCTGATGCTACTCGCTGCGATCGCAGTATTTGTGGCTATAAAGGCGATCGGCGGAAAATTATGGTGATAGATGACAAGGAAGAGAATCGTTTAGTGCTAATCAATCTGCTACGGCCCTTAGGATTTCAGGTATTGGAAGAGACCAATGGCCGGGAGGGGTTGCGTAAAGCGTATGAGTTTGAGCCAGATGTCATTTTGATGGATTTGGTCATGCCTGGCATGGATGGGTTTGAAGCGACTCGCCAAATTCGTCTGTCTCCAGTTCTCCAGCACATTGTGGTCATTGCCACTTCAGCCAGCATCTTTGCGATGGATCGACAGCAGAGCCAGGAAGTAGGTTGCAATGATTTTCTGCCCAAGCCGATTCGTGAAGCAGAGCTACTGGAGCGTCTAAGCCATCACCTAAAACTAGAATGGATTTACGAGGAAGCTGAGGGCGAGAGCTTAGCATCGGGTCTTGAAACTAGAGATATTCTTCAGGAAACAGAACAGAACCCATCGACAAATATTTCTGATATTGCTGATCCTAGTCGGCAGGCGATCGCAGCAGGATCTCTTTCTCACTCTTCCGTAGAAGCAAGCGACAGCCCTTCTGCATCTCTAGTAGCTCCCTCTGCTGAAGAAATTTCAGCTTTATTGCACTTAGCGATGATGGGCGACCTTAAAGCCCTAACGGAGAGAGCAGCTAGATTAGAACTGCTTGATCCGCAATTTTTACCTTTTGCAACCCATCTCCGCCAGTTGGCTAAAGGTTTCAAAATGCGACAAATCATAGAATTTATTAAGCAATTTCAACAACCTCAATAGCACTCCACCTCAAATCCACCTAAACTGGTAACCTAAGCAATCAGAGATTTTAGAGAGCCGGAGTAGCATGACAGAAGCACGCAACGTACTAGGTGGAACCCTCGAAACTTGCTGCACCTCACCCATGACCGGATACTACCGAGATGGCAAGTGCAATACAGGTGGCGGTGACTTTGGAGCCCATGTAGTTTGTGCCCAAATGACTGAAGAGTTTTTGGCCTTTACTAAGGAGCAAGGTAACGATCTGAGTACGCCAGTTCCAGCTTTTGAGTTTCCGGGTTTGAAGCCTGGCGATCGCTGGTGTTTGTGTGCCTCCCGCTGGAAGGAGGCTTTAGATGCAGGCATGGCTCCTCCTGTTGTTTTAGCCGCCACCCATGCCTCAGCCTTGGAATATGCTTCTCTAAACGAACTAAAGCAACATGCCAGCGATCGCTAACTACACTGTTTAGCTAGCTGTACTGTTTTAGTTATGCCAAAAGCTTGCCAATGGCAGACCGCAACCAAGACTCATAGCGAAAAAGCAAAAAGGCGAGAATAGGAGCCGTGATACAGCTTGCTACTAGCCATCCCACAACAGTTGAGAGATCCACGTTAAAGTACTCACTGGCTAGGATTACCAAATCGTTGTCAATGATTCCGCCTTTACCTTCTTCGTACCAAGACTGGAAATCTAAATCGTAAAGCAACTGCCATGAGAATTGGAGATCGCTAAACAAGGTAAAGAAACCTAGCATGGCATAGATAGTGCGATCGCCATCCATACGACGAAAGTAACCACTTATTGATAAATAAAGACAAATAAAAATAGCCAAAACCTCCATGCCATGCCCCATAAAGGTTGACAAAATGAGATTCCAATCGGTAAGTAGGCAGAAGCTATAAAGCCCTGCCAACCCAACCAGAACACCTTGCAGGCGAGGATAGACCCGATAGAGCCAAATTGAATAGGCGATCGCCACATAAATCAGCCCTAGAATTAGCCAAGATTGCTCAAAGCTCAGGGTGATTCCACCTCCGAAAGCGAAATCAATCATCGGAATGGCAGGACGACCAAATAACCAGTGAGCCAAAGCATGCCCTACCTCATGCACCATGACCAAAAATCCCCGAAATAGCAGCTTCAGGGGACTGAGGATAAACAAGATCACTGCCAATCCCAATCCTGTTAAGACTGCACCCCAACCTTCAACTGTTACAGCTTGAGGTTGATGCTGAGTTGATGAGCGAGAAGGGCTTTGTCTACGGGTACTGTAGAAAACTAGCTTTCCTTTTTTCGTGGCAGATGGCTGCTGTAAACAGGGTGAGGTTTGGCTTTCATTTTGTTCAAAATCTCCCTGCTTAGTGAGTTCTCGGTCTTGCAGTGTTGGTTGAATACTAGGTGGCTGCTGGGGCTGCTGAAGTCGTATTTCTTTTTGCCAGCTAAACGTTTTTGCCCCTATTTCCCGACCATACACTTGAACTCTTTCTAGCGATTCTGGTTGGATATGTGACATCACCTGTTGCATCAAGGTCATGGCAGCTAATGGTTCTGGCGTTGGAGTCGCCTCTAGTAGCACTTGTAAGCAGTTACCCCTGAGATTCACCTTGACAGCAGTTGCCTGTTTCTCAAAAGCTCGATTTAATAAAGTGGCGATCGCCCTACCATCACCTTGCTTGGCCAATTGCACGAGTTCCAAGGCTGACTCCTAATCTGACTAGTAAAATCGATAACTGAGCGTGTCAAGAAAACTACCAGTATTGGCTATGAGATGTAGAGTTCCCAATTTGTGACTACTCTTTGCCAGTCCTAACTGTGGC is part of the Trichocoleus sp. FACHB-46 genome and harbors:
- a CDS encoding DUF2237 family protein yields the protein MTEARNVLGGTLETCCTSPMTGYYRDGKCNTGGGDFGAHVVCAQMTEEFLAFTKEQGNDLSTPVPAFEFPGLKPGDRWCLCASRWKEALDAGMAPPVVLAATHASALEYASLNELKQHASDR